The following coding sequences lie in one Mycobacteriales bacterium genomic window:
- the murC gene encoding UDP-N-acetylmuramate--L-alanine ligase: MSEELGRVHLVGIGGAGMSGIARVLLARGATVSGSDAKDSRTTAALRALGATVHLGHEATHVDDVDTVVVSSAIRQTNPELVAARERGLRVLLRAEALAALMVGRRGVAVAGTHGKTTTTSMLTVAVQHCGADPSFAIGGDLNEAASNAHHGSGDLFVVEADESDGSFLAYRPHAAIVTNVEADHLDHYGDAAAVDRAFEDFVATVTGFVVTCADDPGAVRLAEHARARGVDVRTYGVSADADLRLDGLRISGSTSTWSPVLLGRRLPQVELAVPGAHLALNSAAALLTGIGLGLPEAQLVEGLALFTGVRRRMELKGTAQGIRVYDDYAHHPTELVAQLTAAREVAGGGRLVVAFQPHRYSRTLAFAAEFGTALGLADEVVVMEVYAAGEDPVPGASGATVASAVPLPAEQVVFEPSWSAVPAELARRARAGDLVLTLGAGDVTLVGPEVLRVLAGEA; this comes from the coding sequence ATGAGCGAGGAGCTCGGTCGCGTCCACCTCGTCGGGATCGGCGGCGCCGGCATGAGTGGCATCGCGCGGGTGCTGCTCGCCCGCGGCGCGACCGTCTCGGGCAGTGATGCCAAGGACTCCCGCACCACCGCCGCGCTGCGCGCGCTCGGGGCGACCGTCCACCTCGGCCACGAGGCCACCCACGTCGACGACGTCGACACCGTGGTGGTGTCCTCGGCGATCCGCCAGACCAACCCCGAGCTGGTCGCCGCCCGCGAGCGCGGCCTGCGGGTGCTGCTGCGGGCGGAGGCGCTCGCGGCGCTCATGGTCGGTCGTCGGGGGGTCGCGGTCGCCGGTACCCACGGCAAGACGACCACCACCTCGATGCTCACCGTCGCGGTGCAGCACTGCGGCGCCGACCCGTCCTTCGCCATCGGCGGCGACCTCAACGAGGCCGCGAGCAACGCCCACCACGGCAGCGGTGACCTCTTCGTCGTCGAGGCCGACGAGAGCGACGGCTCCTTCCTCGCCTACCGCCCCCACGCCGCGATCGTCACCAACGTCGAAGCAGACCACCTCGACCACTACGGCGACGCCGCCGCCGTCGACCGTGCCTTCGAGGACTTCGTCGCGACCGTCACGGGCTTCGTCGTCACCTGCGCCGACGACCCCGGGGCGGTGCGGCTCGCCGAGCACGCCCGGGCCCGCGGGGTCGACGTCCGCACCTACGGCGTGTCCGCCGACGCCGACCTGCGGCTCGACGGACTGCGCATCAGCGGTTCCACCTCGACCTGGTCACCGGTGCTGCTCGGCCGGCGGCTGCCGCAGGTCGAGCTGGCCGTCCCCGGCGCCCACCTCGCCCTCAACTCCGCCGCGGCTCTGCTCACCGGCATCGGCCTCGGCCTGCCCGAGGCGCAGCTGGTGGAGGGCCTCGCGCTGTTCACCGGCGTCCGCCGCCGGATGGAGCTCAAGGGCACCGCGCAGGGCATCCGGGTCTACGACGACTACGCCCACCACCCGACCGAGCTCGTCGCCCAGCTCACCGCGGCCCGCGAGGTCGCCGGCGGTGGCCGCCTCGTCGTCGCCTTCCAGCCGCACCGCTACAGCCGCACGCTCGCCTTCGCCGCGGAGTTCGGCACGGCCCTCGGCCTCGCCGACGAGGTCGTCGTCATGGAGGTCTACGCCGCCGGCGAGGACCCCGTGCCCGGCGCGTCCGGCGCCACGGTCGCCTCGGCCGTGCCGCTGCCCGCCGAGCAGGTCGTCTTCGAGCCGTCCTGGTCGGCGGTGCCGGCCGAGCTGGCCCGCCGCGCCCGCGCCGGCGACCTGGTCCTCACCCTCGGCGCCGGCGACGTGACGCTGGTCGGGCCGGAGGTCCTGCGCGTCCTTGCGGGGGAGGCGTGA